A window of the Planococcus citri chromosome 4, ihPlaCitr1.1, whole genome shotgun sequence genome harbors these coding sequences:
- the LOC135844454 gene encoding vacuolar protein sorting-associated protein 37A-like, translating to MIPSPPLLSMIPSASFCTRVTDYNDDRIRQINTLKVFNDNVSEITPNSEYSIEFVAGENKLAMLIILGPDFPSEKPLLKITPSISHQWVNENSEIVGAPGYLNFCIYSDLGRVVQVIIRELQRNPPPLKQKESPITASCRFKNLDVLEASPCSEEFEQSFEVMSSVVGRLHKMSVEELKKLNEDEEDLEKFVSNLPHVQSLKQTVIDLINGTEELEKKNVELEQKIEELKTENDNKKPIFEEHRDKCKELYDKYMKLAEIRAPVNVKKRLKQAATTLDTESETVADKFLEGELPLDQFLSKYKQLRIQLHAIKKKEERIDKRIQMDKNTTS from the exons ATGATTCCAAGCCCACCATTACTTTCAATGATTCCAAGTGCATCATTTTGCACCCGTGTAACAGACTATAACGATGATCGGATCAGACAAATTAATACGTTGAAAGTATTCAACGACAA TGTTTCAGAAATCACTCCGAATTCCGAGTACTCCATCGAATTTGTAGCTGGTGAAAATAAACTCGCCATGTTGATTATTCTTGGCCCTGATTTTCCGTCGGAAAAGCccttactgaaaattaccccgTCTATATCGCATCAATGGGTTAACGAAAACAGCGAAATTGTCGGCGCACCTGGATATTTAAAT TTTTGTATATATTCGGATCTCGGCAGAGTGGTACAAGTTATTATTCGTGAGCTGCAACGTAATCCTCCTCcattgaaacaaaaagaatCACCTATTACGGCTTCGtgtagatttaaaaatttag ATGTCCTCGAAGCTAGTCCTTGTAGCGAAGAATTTGAACAAAGTTTTGAAGTTATG AGCAGCGTGGTTGGAAGATTGCATAAAATGTCCGTAgaagaactaaaaaaattaaacgaagacgaagaagatttggaaaaattcgtcaGTAATTTACCACACGTCCAGTCACTCAAACAAACTGTTATAGATTTAATTAACGGAACAGAAGAATTAgaaa aaaaaaatgtcgaattggaacaaaaaatcgaagaattgaAAACCGAAAACGATAACAAAAAGCCTATATTCGAAGAACATAGAGATAAATGCAAAGAACTGTATGATAAATATATGAAATTAGCTGAAATCAGAGCTCCGGTCAATGTGAAA AAACGATTAAAACAAGCTGCAACTACGTTAGATACCGAAAGTGAAACTGTTGCTGATAAATTTCTCGAAGGAGAACTACCCCTGgatcaatttttgtcgaaatataaACAACTCAGAATA CAACTGCACGCTatcaaaaagaaagaagaaagaatCGATAAACGGATCCAAATGGATAAAAACACTACATCGTGA
- the meigo gene encoding solute carrier family 35 member B1: MDRRLKLFICAAAIFITYFYYGIIQERITRGNYGDEKFTCILSLVFIQCVVNYFYAIFTSVTVMKEGEDTTRTSYYLAASLTYLVAMLTSNLALRWVNYPTQVIGKSGKPIPVMVLSVLLGNKSYPFKKYCFVLLVVIGVALFMYKDGKTSSASSSIFGYGELMILISLVMDGLTAAVQERMRSESKTKSGHLMINMNKWSIVFLGIGVLVTGEFITFIDFVKRHPAVLWELVSFSAASAFGQFFIFLTVTDFGPLPCSIITTTRKFFTVLGSVIIFGNVMLTRQWIATIFVFSGLLLDSFFGKARKPVEKT, translated from the coding sequence ATGGACCGCCGATTGAAGCTATTCATCTGCGCAGCTGCCATCTTCATCACCTACTTCTACTATGGCATAATTCAGGAAAGAATCACTCGAGGAAACTACGGAGACGAGAAATTCACTTGCATATTATCCTTGGTATTTATACAATGCGTCGTAAACTATTTTTACGCAATATTCACTTCGGTGACGGTGATGAAAGAAGGCGAAGACACGACAAGAACGTCATACTACCTCGCCGCTTCTCTAACTTATTTAGTAGCTATGTTGACCAGCAATTTGGCTCTACGATGGGTCAATTATCCAACCCAAGTTATCGGTAAATCGGGTAAACCGATTCCAGTCATGGTTCTCAGCGTTCTACTGGGTAACAAATCGTACCCATTCAAGAAATACTGCTTCGTGTTACTCGTCGTCATAGGCGTAGCTTTATTCATGTACAAAGATGGCAAAACCTCATCTGCCAGCAGTTCGATATTCGGCTACGGCGAGTTAATGATCCTCATTTCATTGGTAATGGATGGATTAACGGCGGCCGTCCAAGAACGTATGAGAAGTGaatcgaaaacaaaatctgGACATTTAATGATTAACATGAACAAGTGGTCTATTGTCTTCCTTGGCATCGGTGTGCTCGTCACCGGCGAATTCATCACTTTCATCGATTTCGTTAAACGACACCCTGCTGTATTATGGGAACTGGTATCTTTTTCAGCAGCCAGTGCTTTTGGACAGTTCTTCATTTTCCTTACAGTTACCGATTTTGGACCTTTGCCTTGCTCTATCATTACCACGACTCGAAAATTCTTCACTGTCTTAGGATCTGTTATTATTTTCGGTAATGTTATGCTGACACGACAATGGATCGCTACTATCTTCGTATTCTCTGGATTATTATTAGATAGTTTTTTCGGTAAAGCACGCAAGCCAGTCGAAAAAACATGA
- the LOC135844452 gene encoding solute carrier family 25 member 3-like, producing the protein MSLPALENVKGTPYNSMFSKHFGVSDKTDAGLLMPTGRTIAAASAAAAPNPGDSCAYGSNKYFALCGIGGILSCGITHTMVTPLDLVKCRLQVNPAKYKNVINGFRVTLAEDGARGLARGWAPTFFGYSAQGLCKFGFYEYFKCLYSDLLGEENSYLWRTSLYLAASASAEFFADIALSPMESIKVKIQTTPGFANTLREAAPKMYREEGMNAFFKSVAPLWMRQIPYTMMKFACFERTVELLYKYVVPKPRADCSKSEQLVVTFAAGYIAGVFCAIVSHPADTVVSKLNQEKNVSAIELTKRIGFVGLWKGLVPRIVMIGTLTALQWFIYDFVKVSLALPRPPPPEMPASLKAKLAAEGKTE; encoded by the coding sequence ATGTCACTGCCAGCTCTAGAAAACGTTAAAGGTACGCCGTACAACTCGATGTTTTCCAAACACTTCGGTGTTAGTGATAAGACCGACGCTGGCCTTTTGATGCCAACTGGACGTACGATCGCAGCCGCATCGGCGGCCGCTGCCCCTAATCCAGGCGACAGTTGTGCGTACGGATCGAACAAATACTTCGCATTATGCGGTATCGGCGGTATCCTTTCTTGCGGTATTACTCACACAATGGTCACACCGCTTGACCTTGTGAAATGTCGTCTGCAAGTAAATCCAGCCAAATACAAGAACGTAATCAATGGATTCAGAGTAACACTGGCCGAAGATGGAGCCCGTGGTTTGGCTCGTGGTTGGGCACCAACCTTCTTCGGGTACTCGGCCCAAGGTCTGTGCAAATTCGGTTTCTACGAATACTTCAAATGTCTTTACTCCGATTTGCTAGGCGAAGAGAACTCCTACCTGTGGAGGACATCTTTATACTTGGCCGCTTCAGCATCGGCCGAATTCTTCGCTGATATCGCTCTTAGCCCTATGGAGTCGATCAAAGTTAAAATACAAACAACGCCCGGATTCGCAAACACGTTACGCGAAGCAGCACCCAAAATGTACAGAGAAGAAGGCATGAACGCTTTCTTCAAAAGTGTAGCTCCATTATGGATGCGACAGATTCCATATACCATGATGAAATTCGCCTGTTTCGAAAGAACCGTAGAATTACTCTACAAATACGTCGTACCAAAACCCCGAGCTGATTGTTCCAAGAGCGAACAACTCGTCGTCACGTTTGCCGCCGGTTACATCGCCGGTGTATTTTGCGCCATCGTATCTCATCCAGCTGACACCGTTGTATCTAAATTGAACCAAGAGAAGAACGTATCTGCTATCGAATTAACAAAACGTATCGGTTTTGTTGGATTATGGAAAGGATTAGTACCTAGGATAGTTATGATTGGTACATTAACAGCGCTACAATGGTTCATTTACGATTTCGTTAAGGTATCTTTGGCTTTACCGCGTCCACCGCCGCCTGAAATGCCAGCATCTTTAAAAGCCAAATTGGCCGCTGAAGGAAAAACTGAGTAA